One segment of Phaeacidiphilus oryzae TH49 DNA contains the following:
- a CDS encoding NAD-dependent malic enzyme codes for MATVPSVSNSITVRLEVPASGNAVSQITTAVEFSGGSVTGLDVTASGHDRLRIDVTIAAGSVAQAEEIVEKLHVIDGITIGKVSDRTFLMHLGGKIEMQSKHPIRNRDDLSMVYTPGVARVCRAIAENPEDARRLTIKRNSVAVVTDGSAVLGLGNIGPKAALPVMEGKAALFKRFAGIDAWPLCLDTQDTDAIVEIVKAIAPGFAGINLEDISAPRCFEIEARLREALDIPVFHDDQHGTAIVVLAALTNALRVVGKRIEDVRVVMSGAGAAGTAILKLLLAAGVKHAVVADIHGVVHSGRDDLGADGSALHWIADNTNPEGVTGTLKEAVRGADVFIGVSAPNVLGGEDVAAMAEDAIVFALANPDPEIDPAVARLTAAVVATGRSDFPNQINNVLVFPGVFRGLLDAQSRTVNDEMMIAAAHALAATVHEDQLNANYIIPSVFHSEVSKTVASAVREAAEASGEAQAKPAGSEV; via the coding sequence ATGGCGACGGTGCCCAGCGTCTCGAACTCGATCACTGTCCGGTTGGAAGTCCCGGCATCCGGCAACGCGGTGAGCCAGATCACCACCGCGGTCGAGTTCTCCGGCGGCAGCGTCACCGGTCTCGACGTCACCGCCTCGGGGCACGACCGGCTTCGGATCGATGTGACGATCGCCGCGGGCTCGGTCGCCCAGGCCGAGGAGATCGTCGAGAAGCTGCACGTCATCGACGGGATCACGATCGGTAAGGTCTCCGACCGCACCTTCCTGATGCACCTCGGCGGCAAGATCGAGATGCAGTCCAAGCACCCGATCCGCAACCGCGACGACCTCTCCATGGTCTACACCCCCGGCGTGGCCCGGGTCTGCCGCGCGATCGCGGAGAACCCCGAGGACGCCCGCCGGCTGACCATCAAGCGGAACTCGGTGGCCGTGGTCACCGACGGCTCCGCCGTCCTGGGCCTGGGCAACATCGGCCCGAAGGCCGCCCTCCCGGTGATGGAGGGCAAGGCGGCGCTCTTCAAGCGGTTCGCCGGCATCGACGCCTGGCCGCTCTGCCTGGACACCCAGGACACCGACGCCATCGTCGAGATCGTCAAGGCGATCGCCCCCGGCTTCGCCGGCATCAACCTGGAGGACATCTCCGCGCCCCGCTGCTTCGAGATCGAGGCGCGGCTGCGCGAGGCCCTGGACATCCCGGTCTTCCACGACGACCAGCACGGCACCGCCATCGTCGTCCTCGCCGCGCTGACCAACGCGCTGCGGGTGGTCGGCAAGCGGATCGAGGACGTCCGGGTGGTGATGTCCGGCGCCGGCGCGGCCGGCACCGCCATCCTCAAGCTGCTGCTCGCCGCCGGCGTCAAGCACGCGGTGGTCGCGGACATCCACGGCGTGGTGCACTCCGGCCGCGACGACCTCGGCGCGGACGGCTCGGCCCTCCACTGGATCGCCGACAACACCAACCCGGAGGGCGTCACCGGCACCCTCAAGGAGGCCGTGCGCGGCGCCGACGTCTTCATCGGCGTCTCCGCCCCCAACGTGCTGGGCGGCGAGGACGTGGCCGCGATGGCCGAGGACGCGATCGTCTTCGCGCTGGCCAACCCGGACCCGGAGATCGACCCCGCGGTGGCCCGGCTGACCGCCGCCGTGGTCGCCACCGGCCGCAGCGACTTCCCGAACCAGATCAACAACGTACTGGTCTTCCCGGGCGTCTTCCGCGGCCTGCTGGACGCCCAGTCGCGGACCGTGAACGACGAGATGATGATCGCCGCCGCCCACGCGCTGGCCGCCACGGTCCACGAGGATCAGCTGAACGCGAACTACATCATCCCCAGCGTCTTCCACTCCGAGGTGTCCAAAACGGTCGCCTCGGCCGTCCGCGAGGCCGCCGAGGCCTCCGGCGAGGCGCAGGCGAAGCCGGCCGGTTCCGAGGTGTAA
- a CDS encoding HU family DNA-binding protein translates to MNRSELVAALSERAEVTRKDADAVLAAFADVVGDIVAKGDEKVTIPGFLTFERTHRAARTARNPQTGDPIQIPAGYSVKVSAGSKLKEAAKGK, encoded by the coding sequence ATGAACCGCAGTGAGCTGGTGGCCGCGCTGTCCGAGCGCGCCGAGGTGACCCGGAAGGACGCGGACGCCGTCCTGGCCGCTTTCGCCGACGTCGTCGGCGACATCGTCGCCAAGGGCGACGAGAAGGTCACCATCCCCGGCTTCCTGACCTTCGAGCGGACCCACCGTGCCGCTCGTACCGCGCGCAACCCGCAGACCGGGGACCCGATCCAGATCCCGGCCGGCTACAGCGTCAAGGTCTCCGCCGGCTCGAAGCTGAAGGAAGCCGCCAAGGGCAAGTGA
- the murA gene encoding UDP-N-acetylglucosamine 1-carboxyvinyltransferase, translating to MTDDVLLVHGGTPLEGEIRVRGAKNLVPKAMVAALLGHEPSRLRNVPDIRDVKVVRGLLQLHGVTVRSGDEPGELILDPSHVESANVADIDAHAGSSRIPILFCGPLLHRLGHAFIPGLGGCDIGGRPVDFHFDVLRQFGAVIEKHPQGTMLEAPQRLRGTKIDLPYPSVGATEQVLLTAVLAEGVTELRNAAIEPEITDLICVLQKMGAIISIGTDRTIQITGVDRLTGYTHRALPDRLEAASWACAALATGGDIYVRNARQLEMMTFLNVFRKVGGAFEVDDHGIRFWHPGGELNAIALETDVHPGFQTDWQQPLVVALTQATGLSIVHETVYESRLGFTSALNQMGAHIQLYRECLGGTPCRFGARNFLHSAVVSGPSKLQGGDLVIPDLRGGFSYLIAALAAQGTSRVHGISLIDRGYENFRQKLTDLGAHVETPDEVR from the coding sequence ATGACCGACGACGTCCTGCTTGTACACGGCGGTACCCCTCTCGAGGGCGAGATCCGAGTCCGCGGCGCGAAGAACCTCGTGCCCAAGGCCATGGTCGCCGCTCTCCTCGGCCACGAGCCAAGCCGTCTGCGCAACGTCCCGGACATCCGCGACGTGAAGGTCGTCCGCGGGCTGCTCCAGCTCCACGGCGTCACCGTCCGCAGCGGTGACGAGCCCGGCGAGCTGATCCTCGACCCCTCGCACGTCGAGAGCGCCAACGTCGCGGACATCGACGCCCACGCCGGCTCGTCCCGAATCCCCATCCTGTTCTGCGGCCCGCTGCTGCACCGGCTGGGCCACGCCTTCATCCCGGGCCTCGGCGGCTGCGACATCGGCGGCCGGCCGGTCGACTTCCACTTCGACGTGCTGCGCCAGTTCGGCGCGGTCATCGAGAAGCACCCGCAGGGCACCATGCTGGAGGCCCCGCAGCGGCTGCGCGGCACCAAGATCGACCTTCCCTACCCCTCGGTGGGCGCCACCGAGCAGGTGCTGCTCACCGCCGTCCTCGCGGAGGGCGTCACCGAGCTGCGGAACGCGGCGATCGAGCCGGAGATCACCGACCTGATCTGCGTCCTGCAGAAGATGGGCGCGATCATCTCGATCGGCACCGACCGCACCATCCAGATCACCGGCGTGGACCGCCTCACCGGCTACACCCACCGCGCCCTGCCGGACCGCCTCGAGGCGGCCTCCTGGGCCTGCGCGGCGCTGGCCACCGGCGGCGACATCTACGTCCGCAACGCCCGCCAGCTGGAGATGATGACGTTCCTCAACGTCTTCCGGAAGGTCGGCGGCGCCTTCGAGGTGGACGACCACGGCATCCGCTTCTGGCACCCGGGCGGCGAGCTCAACGCGATCGCCCTGGAGACCGACGTCCACCCCGGCTTCCAGACCGACTGGCAGCAGCCGCTGGTGGTCGCCCTCACCCAGGCCACCGGCCTGTCCATCGTCCACGAGACGGTGTACGAGTCGCGGCTCGGCTTCACCTCCGCGCTCAACCAGATGGGCGCGCACATCCAGCTCTACCGCGAGTGCCTGGGCGGGACCCCGTGCCGCTTCGGCGCGCGGAACTTCCTCCACTCGGCGGTGGTCTCCGGGCCGTCCAAGCTGCAGGGCGGCGACCTGGTCATCCCGGACCTGCGCGGCGGCTTCTCCTACCTGATCGCGGCGCTGGCCGCGCAGGGCACCTCCCGGGTGCACGGCATCTCGCTGATCGACCGCGGCTACGAGAACTTCCGGCAGAAGCTCACCGACCTCGGCGCCCACGTCGAGACCCCGGACGAGGTCCGGTAG
- a CDS encoding YqgE/AlgH family protein, producing the protein MTEASSLTGRLLVATPALTDPNFDRAVVLLLDHDEDGTLGVVLNRPTQVEVSAVLEPWAELAGSPAVVFQGGPVSLDSALALAVLPGEPAGGAGPEGVLGWRRVHGAIGLVDLEAPPELLAAELGSLRVFAGYAGWTSGQLEDELVDGAWYVVDSEAGDVSSPDPERLWRAVLRRQRSELAMVATYPDDPSMN; encoded by the coding sequence ATGACCGAGGCCTCCTCGCTCACCGGGCGACTGCTGGTTGCGACCCCCGCGCTGACCGACCCCAACTTCGACCGCGCGGTCGTACTGCTGCTCGACCACGACGAGGACGGGACGCTGGGGGTCGTGCTCAACCGCCCCACCCAGGTGGAGGTCTCGGCGGTGCTCGAACCCTGGGCCGAGCTGGCGGGGTCGCCGGCGGTGGTGTTCCAGGGCGGCCCGGTGTCGCTCGACTCGGCGCTCGCGCTGGCCGTGCTGCCGGGCGAGCCGGCCGGGGGCGCGGGCCCGGAGGGGGTGCTCGGCTGGCGCCGGGTGCACGGGGCCATCGGCCTGGTCGACCTGGAGGCGCCGCCCGAGCTGCTCGCCGCCGAGCTGGGCTCGCTGCGGGTCTTCGCCGGATACGCCGGCTGGACCTCGGGGCAGCTGGAGGACGAGCTGGTGGACGGCGCCTGGTACGTGGTCGACTCCGAGGCGGGCGACGTGTCCTCGCCGGACCCGGAGCGGCTGTGGCGGGCGGTGCTGCGGCGCCAGAGGAGTGAACTGGCCATGGTGGCGACCTACCCGGACGACCCCTCCATGAACTGA
- a CDS encoding DUF3039 domain-containing protein produces the protein MSTLEPERGGSTGTLVEPTPQVSHGDGDHERFAHYVQKDKIMESALSGSPVVALCGKVWVPGRDPKKYPVCPMCKEIYEGLGAGGGDKDKSGKGSDRK, from the coding sequence ATGAGCACTCTCGAGCCCGAGCGCGGCGGCAGCACCGGTACCCTCGTCGAGCCGACCCCCCAGGTCTCGCACGGTGACGGCGACCACGAGCGGTTCGCGCACTACGTCCAGAAGGACAAGATCATGGAGAGCGCGCTCTCCGGCAGCCCGGTCGTCGCCCTGTGCGGCAAGGTCTGGGTGCCCGGGCGCGACCCCAAGAAGTACCCGGTCTGCCCGATGTGCAAGGAGATCTACGAGGGTCTCGGCGCGGGCGGCGGCGACAAGGACAAGTCCGGCAAGGGCAGCGACAGGAAGTAA
- a CDS encoding beta-N-acetylhexosaminidase has protein sequence MGNLLVPAAGRYEERGAGFALARGTGLRVGAGAEAAAAWWRATVAPATGLPFPEGEGIEFRVDGGLEPEAYRLDVTADGATLVGGGPAGVFWGAQTLRQLLGEGAFRRAPLPLPPGAQWTLPAVHIEDAPRFGWRGVLLDVARHFLPKADLFRYLDLMAAHKLNVLQLHLTDDQGWRMEIRRYPRLTESGAWRERSMVGFRAGGRRDDRPHGGFYTQDDLRELVAYAAARQITVVPEIDVPGHSQAAIAAYPELGNQDVVDTAALRTGTDWGVNPNVLNVSDETLRFYENVLTEVLEVFPSGYVHLGGDECPKDQWRASAAAQARMKELGLPDEEALQSWFIRHFDSWLAARGRRLIGWDEILQGGLAPGAAVSSWRGYAGGVAAARAGHRVVMCPEQQVYLDHRESDHPDEPVPVGWVRTLEDVYRFEPIPPELRADPAAAGLVMGAQANIWTEFMDDPRSVDYHAFPRLAAFAEVAWSRKLPAEPESRDAAWADFERRMAVHYRRLDALGVEYRPPEGPRPWHRRPGVRGRPIEGPPPAR, from the coding sequence TTGGGGAATCTGCTGGTGCCGGCCGCGGGCCGGTACGAGGAGCGGGGCGCGGGCTTCGCCCTCGCGCGCGGGACGGGGCTGCGGGTCGGAGCCGGCGCGGAGGCCGCCGCCGCGTGGTGGCGGGCCACCGTCGCGCCGGCGACGGGACTGCCCTTCCCCGAGGGCGAGGGCATCGAGTTCCGGGTCGACGGCGGGCTGGAGCCCGAGGCGTACCGCCTGGACGTCACCGCGGACGGAGCGACCCTCGTCGGCGGGGGCCCCGCCGGGGTCTTCTGGGGCGCGCAGACCCTGCGCCAACTGCTGGGGGAGGGCGCCTTCCGTCGCGCGCCGCTGCCGCTGCCACCCGGCGCGCAGTGGACGCTGCCCGCCGTGCACATCGAGGACGCCCCTCGCTTCGGCTGGCGCGGGGTCCTGCTGGACGTCGCCCGGCACTTCCTCCCCAAGGCGGACCTCTTCCGCTATCTGGACCTGATGGCGGCCCACAAGCTCAACGTCCTGCAACTGCATCTGACCGACGACCAGGGCTGGCGGATGGAGATCCGCCGCTACCCCCGGCTCACCGAGTCCGGCGCCTGGCGCGAGCGCTCCATGGTCGGCTTCCGTGCCGGCGGGCGCCGGGACGACCGGCCGCACGGCGGCTTCTACACCCAGGACGACCTCCGCGAACTGGTGGCGTACGCCGCCGCCCGGCAGATCACGGTGGTCCCGGAGATCGACGTCCCCGGCCACTCGCAGGCGGCCATCGCCGCCTATCCGGAGCTCGGCAACCAGGACGTGGTGGACACCGCCGCCCTGCGCACCGGCACCGACTGGGGCGTCAACCCGAACGTGCTGAACGTCTCGGACGAGACCCTGCGCTTCTACGAGAACGTCCTCACCGAGGTGCTGGAGGTCTTCCCCTCCGGCTACGTCCACCTCGGCGGCGACGAGTGCCCGAAGGACCAGTGGCGGGCCAGCGCCGCCGCCCAGGCCCGGATGAAGGAACTGGGCCTGCCGGACGAGGAGGCCCTGCAGTCCTGGTTCATCCGGCACTTCGACTCCTGGCTGGCCGCGCGCGGACGGCGGCTGATCGGCTGGGACGAGATCCTCCAGGGCGGCCTCGCGCCCGGGGCGGCGGTCTCCTCCTGGCGCGGCTACGCGGGCGGCGTCGCGGCGGCCCGGGCCGGGCACCGCGTGGTGATGTGCCCGGAGCAGCAGGTCTACCTGGACCACCGGGAGTCGGACCATCCGGACGAACCGGTACCGGTCGGCTGGGTGCGCACCCTGGAGGACGTCTACCGGTTCGAGCCGATCCCGCCGGAGCTGCGTGCGGACCCGGCGGCGGCCGGGCTGGTGATGGGCGCTCAGGCGAACATCTGGACCGAGTTCATGGACGACCCCCGCTCGGTGGACTACCACGCCTTTCCGCGGCTCGCGGCCTTCGCCGAGGTGGCGTGGTCGCGGAAGCTGCCGGCCGAGCCGGAGTCCAGGGACGCGGCCTGGGCGGACTTCGAACGCCGGATGGCCGTCCACTACCGGCGTCTTGACGCCCTCGGCGTCGAGTACCGCCCGCCGGAGGGGCCGCGTCCGTGGCACCGCCGGCCGGGTGTGCGGGGCCGGCCGATCGAGGGGCCGCCGCCCGCCCGGTGA
- a CDS encoding FAD binding domain-containing protein: MLPDSLGEAVDALAAVPAAVPVAGGTDLMAAVNAGRLRPAALVGLGRINELRGWQYQDGYALLGATLTHSRMDRPDFAALMPALAAAARAAGPPQVRNAGTLGGNIVSAQPTGDTLPVLAALEAVLCLAGPDGAREVPVSHLLTGLDPLRGGELVSHVRVQLLHAPQVFLKSSPRSGPSRAPVSIAVVLDPGRRAVRCAVGGPAPVPLRPLEAEQWVAEYIDWDASQGARSIDPAASAAFGDYVAQACVPEPPEGGPLGAGAQRLRRTVAVLARRALGRVLR, encoded by the coding sequence ATGCTGCCGGACTCACTCGGTGAGGCGGTGGACGCCCTTGCCGCCGTTCCGGCGGCTGTGCCCGTGGCCGGCGGAACCGACCTGATGGCCGCGGTCAACGCCGGCCGGCTGCGCCCGGCCGCGCTGGTCGGCCTCGGCCGGATCAACGAGCTGCGGGGCTGGCAGTACCAGGACGGCTACGCGCTCCTCGGCGCCACCCTCACCCACTCCCGGATGGACCGGCCGGACTTCGCCGCGCTGATGCCGGCGCTGGCCGCCGCGGCCCGCGCCGCCGGGCCGCCGCAGGTGCGCAACGCCGGGACGCTCGGCGGCAACATCGTCTCCGCCCAGCCGACCGGCGACACCCTGCCGGTGCTCGCCGCCCTGGAGGCGGTCCTCTGCCTGGCCGGCCCGGACGGCGCCCGCGAGGTGCCGGTCAGCCATCTGCTGACCGGCCTCGACCCGCTGCGCGGCGGCGAACTGGTCAGCCACGTACGGGTGCAGCTGCTGCACGCCCCGCAGGTCTTCCTCAAGTCCTCACCGCGCAGCGGGCCTTCACGTGCGCCGGTGTCGATCGCCGTGGTCCTGGACCCGGGCCGGCGCGCGGTGCGCTGCGCGGTCGGCGGCCCCGCCCCGGTGCCGCTGCGGCCGCTGGAGGCCGAGCAGTGGGTGGCCGAGTACATCGACTGGGACGCCAGTCAGGGGGCCCGTTCGATCGACCCGGCGGCCTCCGCCGCCTTCGGCGACTACGTCGCCCAGGCCTGCGTGCCCGAGCCGCCCGAGGGGGGACCCCTGGGTGCGGGCGCGCAGCGGCTGCGGCGTACCGTCGCGGTACTTGCCCGCCGCGCGCTTGGGAGGGTGCTCCGGTGA
- a CDS encoding (2Fe-2S)-binding protein: MTDRSMVASDDTGAIGAEGAAGAADPGPGPEPGGSLDAGLPLGAEEPPRAGYVLRVNGVDRPVSEAWIGESLLYVLRERLGLAGAKDGCEQGECGACSVQVDGQLVDACLVPAALAQGCEIHTVEGLSGVGAGDPSGVGDPTDVQRALACSGAVQCGFCTPGLVMALHDLLDRNHEPTDLEIRQALSGNLCRCTGYQGALDAARRVSAVRRAAAQAEAQARRDAADVAQSAEDGRSAERTGEFALGGVPAQNRHGAAPGAGDPAAGRHGRGPAEGLPEAGFHDGGPYGEDPYPDGSYENGSAAEAGHTGEFAVVGGLPQDPASTGRFPAVGQEQDPAHTGQFPAIGQDPGQTGQFTAVPQTHGADPAATGEFPVVDALPGAEPPGAEAGGDEEAGRPRGPRSLGGLGLAAGFAAVAGMRAQAARDLAAQEAAGPEAHDPHAGHDPHAGTDPHAGQGPHPGHDPQQGRNGHLPPVSPPRYDDMGDTMPEGLPAIPGQPGGPGEPDPDGESSVYREAAPAGGGYGGGEYSVYPEDPYQRQVEVDQAQQLSGYHEVDPLFGPLDAVMNGGEGAEQHAPHPAEPGGTYAPDPYGMSSDPYQADPYRQNHGGDPGTIPQLHIPPGMWDYPQPPARQDPQQPAPEADGRPAPEDRA; this comes from the coding sequence GTGACGGACCGTTCGATGGTGGCCTCCGACGACACAGGGGCGATCGGGGCGGAGGGAGCCGCGGGCGCGGCCGACCCCGGCCCGGGCCCCGAGCCGGGCGGAAGCCTGGACGCCGGGCTGCCGCTGGGCGCCGAGGAGCCGCCGCGGGCCGGCTACGTCCTGCGGGTGAACGGCGTCGACCGGCCGGTCTCGGAGGCCTGGATCGGCGAGAGCCTCCTCTACGTGCTGCGCGAGCGGCTCGGCCTCGCGGGGGCCAAGGACGGTTGCGAGCAGGGCGAGTGCGGTGCCTGCTCGGTGCAGGTGGACGGCCAGCTGGTGGACGCCTGCCTGGTGCCCGCCGCGTTGGCGCAGGGCTGCGAGATCCACACCGTGGAGGGGCTCTCCGGGGTGGGCGCGGGCGACCCCTCGGGCGTCGGCGACCCGACCGACGTGCAGCGGGCGCTGGCCTGCAGCGGCGCGGTGCAGTGCGGATTCTGCACGCCCGGCCTGGTGATGGCGCTCCACGACCTGCTGGACCGCAACCACGAGCCGACCGATCTGGAGATCCGCCAGGCGCTCAGCGGCAACCTCTGCCGGTGCACCGGCTACCAGGGCGCGCTGGACGCCGCCCGCCGGGTGAGCGCGGTACGGCGGGCGGCCGCCCAGGCGGAGGCGCAGGCCCGCCGGGACGCGGCGGACGTGGCGCAGAGCGCGGAGGACGGCCGATCCGCCGAGCGGACGGGCGAGTTCGCGCTGGGCGGGGTCCCCGCGCAGAACCGGCACGGCGCGGCGCCGGGCGCGGGCGACCCGGCGGCCGGACGGCACGGGCGGGGCCCGGCCGAGGGCCTGCCGGAGGCCGGCTTCCACGACGGCGGCCCCTACGGCGAGGACCCCTACCCGGACGGCTCCTACGAGAACGGCTCCGCCGCGGAAGCCGGGCACACCGGGGAGTTCGCGGTGGTCGGCGGCTTGCCTCAGGATCCTGCCTCCACCGGGCGGTTCCCGGCCGTGGGCCAGGAGCAGGATCCGGCGCATACCGGACAGTTCCCCGCGATCGGCCAGGACCCAGGGCAGACCGGGCAGTTCACGGCCGTGCCGCAGACCCACGGCGCCGACCCGGCGGCCACCGGGGAGTTCCCGGTGGTCGACGCGCTGCCGGGCGCCGAGCCGCCCGGCGCGGAGGCCGGAGGCGACGAGGAGGCGGGCCGCCCGCGCGGCCCCCGCTCCCTCGGCGGGCTCGGCCTGGCGGCCGGATTCGCCGCGGTGGCCGGGATGCGCGCGCAGGCCGCCCGCGACCTCGCGGCCCAGGAGGCCGCCGGCCCGGAAGCCCACGACCCGCACGCCGGCCACGATCCGCACGCAGGAACCGACCCGCACGCCGGCCAGGGCCCGCACCCCGGCCACGACCCGCAGCAGGGGCGGAACGGCCACCTGCCGCCCGTCTCCCCGCCGCGCTACGACGACATGGGCGACACCATGCCGGAGGGGCTCCCGGCGATCCCCGGGCAGCCCGGAGGGCCGGGGGAGCCCGACCCGGACGGGGAGTCCTCGGTCTACCGGGAGGCGGCCCCGGCGGGCGGCGGCTACGGCGGCGGCGAGTACTCCGTCTATCCGGAGGACCCGTACCAGCGGCAGGTCGAGGTCGACCAGGCCCAGCAGCTCTCCGGCTACCACGAGGTGGACCCGCTCTTCGGCCCGCTGGACGCGGTGATGAACGGCGGCGAGGGCGCCGAGCAGCACGCTCCCCACCCGGCCGAGCCGGGCGGGACCTACGCCCCCGACCCGTACGGCATGAGCAGCGACCCGTACCAGGCCGACCCGTACCGGCAGAACCACGGCGGGGACCCGGGGACCATCCCCCAGCTGCACATCCCGCCGGGGATGTGGGACTACCCGCAGCCGCCGGCCCGGCAGGACCCCCAGCAGCCCGCGCCGGAGGCTGACGGCCGACCGGCCCCGGAGGACCGCGCATGA